In the genome of Caulobacter flavus, the window AGCTTGAGCTCGGCGTTGATGACCCAGTTCCGGTTTTCGATATCGTGACCAAGCTTGGCGTCGAGTGGCGCACGGCCCCTGCTGAACCACACAGTCTTGATGGATTGGCGATCTGGGGGCCGGGGCACGGACCAGGTGTTTTCCTCAACAGCGCAAGCCGCAGAATCCTTCGAAGGGACGAACGCGACGTTCGGCAGAGCCCGAGCGCTCGGGTGACCATGGCTCACGAGCTCTGCCACTTGTTGCTCGATGGAGGCCACGCTCTTTCGGCCGTGGAGGTCCTAAAGGCGCGAATGCCTGTCGGTGTCGAGCAACGTGCGAAGTCGTTTGCTGGCGAATTTCTGTTGCCTACCCACGTGGCAGGATACCATTGGCATCAAGCCGGGCGCCCCCGTGATCGTGCAAGCCTCGATGAACTCGTGAGCAGTTTGGTCGAAGCATTTGCTGTCACAAGGGCTGTGGCGAGTTGGAAGGTCGAACACGCCGCCAAAGCTGAGGATATCGACCTCACAGCCATCTTGGATTCGATTGCGCCGGGCCGGTAAGCGGTCCTGATCGACTCTTCGCGAACCCCATGGCGTTCGCTTCAAGCGCTAGCGTCTAGAGGGCCATGGCATATGCATAGTTCTCAGTCCCGACCGCTTCAGCGCGCCATTTTCTCCCCATCCTGTTTTCAAGAGCTTAGCGCTTAGGCGTCGCGGGATGGTCGACCGCGGTCGGGCTCTCGCCGGCATCGTGGTCGGGGCTTCGAATTCCCGGGGCCGCTCCCCTTCGTCCCATATCCGCGCGACGCGCCACGTGACGCTGGGTTGCAATGCGGCAACCTCTCGCCCTACCACTAACCTGGGCGTTGCGAACGGAGGGGCGACGATGCGCGGCTGGATGGCGGCGATCTGCATGGGGCTGGTCGGCTTGGCTTCGTTCGCGCCCGCGAGGGGATGGTCCGCGCCCAAGCGCGAGGCGGCCGACGCTCGCGACGCCGAGCTTCCGAGCTGCGCGACGCCCCTGGCGCGCGCGGTGGTGCTGCCGCCCAAGACCGCGTGGTGGACGGAGGCCGGCCTGTCCAATCCGGAGTCGATCGTGAAGCTGCTGGCGCTTCGCTCCGGCTGCCTACGGCTGATCGAACCGCCGGCGGCCGGCGCGCCGGCGCCCCGGTCGCCGGTGGACTACCAGCTCGTCCTCGACATCGGCGCGGCGGCCGGCGGCAAGGACAGCGGGGGCGGATCGGCCGGGATGGGCAAGCGCTTGAGCGCGGTCACCGGCGTGCTGCGGGGCAGGAAGGTCGACGCGCTCGCGCTGATCACGCTCGTGGAGACGCGCAATTCCGAACAGATCTACCTGGCGCAGGGCGCCGCGCGAAAGAAGGAGCTGGATTTCGATCGGGCCCGTCCTCCGGCCTGGGCCGCCATCGCCACGACCTATTCCAACACCGAGTTCGGCAAGGTCGTCGCGGCCGCCTACTTCAAGGCCTACGCCGATCTCGTGCGCTACCTGCAGGATCATCCGTCGGCCCCGACGGACCCCGGCGACGGCGCGGGCAAGGCCCATCGCGTGACCAAGACGATGATGATGCGAGAGCAACCTTCGCCTTCTTCGGTCGAGGTGCGGAGCCTTTCGTCGAACGACGTCGTTTATCCGACGGGCCAGAAGAACGGCGTCTGGTGCGAAGTGGACGACGAGAACGGCAACCGGGGCTGGGTGTCGTCGGCGTTCATCACGCCGGACGGACGATAGGGCGGCTTCGGGGAAGGGCTGGGCTTGAGATGATGAAGAACGGTGGTCGGTCGGCGTCGCGCTGGACGTCGGTCCTCTTTTCGGCGCTCTTCCTGGCGGCGGGCATGCACGGCGCGGCGGTCCAGGCGCAGAGCCGACCCGCCCGGCCGCCGGTCGCGGCGCCGCGCCCCGATCCGCAGAGCGCCCCGTCGACCGAACGCGAGTGGTTCATGTCCTTCGCCGACACGACCCTCGATCTCTGGTCGGCGGAGCTGCCGGCGAACGCCAAGGGCGTCTCGCGCCTGTTCGTCGGCCTGGTGACGGCCGGCTGCCAGGGGCCCGGGGGCGCCAACTGGTACAGCGGTTCGTACAAGGTCGTGTTCGACGAGTTCGCGGGATCGCCGCGCCTCCAGGCGTCGCCCGGGTCGCCGACCCTGCAGCTGGCCACGGTGCGCGGACGGGTTTCCCTGTCCTACGTCCGGCCGACCGGAGCGTCGATCAGCTGCATCGTGCGCGCGTCGAAGCCCTATGGCGTGGACAACGCCAACGCCGGCGTCGAGCTCACTGACTTCCGCTATGGCAAGTGAGCCGGCCTGAAGCCTAGAGCCTCTTAGCCTCTTAGCCTCGCATGGCGTCATGCGTAGAGCGCGTCAGTCGGCGAAACACTTTCGCCCGACGCGCTCTAGAGCTGGGTCGTCCGGATCTTGTCGATGCGTCGGCGCTCGGCCAGGAAACGCTGCAGGTCGTCGCCCGTCAGCTTGTGGCCGACGCCGGAACCGGCGTCGACATAGCTCAGCGGATCGACCTGCTCTCCGTCGACGATCACCTCGTAGTGCAGGTGGGGTCCCGTCGAGATCCCGGAATTGCCCGACCAGGCGATCTGCTGGCCCTGCCTGACCGGGTCGCCGGGCCTCAGTCCCTCCACGAAACGGTCCAGGTGCGCGTAGGCGGTCGACAGGGACGGGCCGTGGCGCACCCGCAGGTAGTTGCCGTGGCCGCCGTGCGGACCCGCGAACTCGACCTGACCGTCCGCCGCTGCGAACACCGGCGTGTTCTTCGGCGCCCCGAAGTCGATCCCCTTGTGGGAGCGGAAGAAGCCCAGGACGGGGTGCAGGCGCAGGCCGAACACGGAGGTGATGTGGCCGCCCTCGATGGGCGTCCGCATCAGGCTGCGGCGGGCCGGGCCGCCGTTGGCGTCGAACCAGCGCGGCTCTCCGTCCGAAGCCTGGCCCCAGCTGTAGAGCTCGGCGCTCTTGGCGCGATCCGACCTGACGCCGTCGGCTTCGGACACGCGGGCAAAAGCCCGGGGCACGTGATGGAAGCCGGCATAGAGCAGCCGGGGCTCGCCGACGACGACGCCGGAGGAATCCCGGCGCTCCTCGATCACCGCTTCGAACAGATCGCTCGGCGCCACCTCGCGCGCGAAGTCCAGATCATAGGACAGGGCCTTGGTGAACACCGGCACCAGGATGTCGTTCAAGCCCCGGGCCACCGCCGAACTGAAGAAGTCACGCTCGTCCATCTGGCCACGCACCACGCGGGCGGCCCACCCTCGCGGCGCATCGACCCTGGTCAATCTGAAGCCGTCCTGGACGCGACGAACATGCGCCGTCGCTCCATCGACCGCGGTCGCGTCCAGTCCGGACAGCTGGCGCAACGCCCCCGCGCCGCTGAAGCTGACCACGATCGAGGAGGGTCGCCCAAGGGCCTGTTCCACCAGGCCCGCGGCCTCGGCGGCCTCGGCGGAAGAGGCGCCCAGTCGCTCGATCGCCATGGCCAGGTCCTCGGAGTCGCGCAGGCTCACCGTCCTTCGCTCTTCCGGCGGCGCCGTTCGCGTGGACGTGGGCGCGGGCGTGGGAGCCGACGGCCTGGGCCGACGCAGGATCACCAGGCCGGCGCCGCCCGCCAACGCCAACCCTCCCAGGGCGATCAGCCCCCTGCGCCCTACCCGCCCGATCCGCGAAGGCCGCGCGGACGGCGTTCGAGCCGCTTCCTCCCTTGAAACCCAGGTGGTCGGGTCGAAGCTGGCCGAGCCCGCGTCGCCGCCGGCCTCGACGGTTTCCGAGCCGAGGACCCAGCGCCTGGGGTCGTATGACGCTGGCGTTTTCGAACGGTCACGCTCATTCATGCGACGGCCCTACCACAATCGAAGATAGCACTCACCTCGTAGCTCGCCTGTCATTCGAACATGGTCTATAGAGCTAAGCTTCAGGTCTTGAGGGGGGCGTGATGGTGAGCGACGGGCGCGTGGCTTGGCGGGAGGGCCTGTTCCTGCGCCCGCAACATTTCCAGCAGCAAGATCGCCACCATGACGGCCTCCTTCACGCCCGCACCGAAGCCCTCCGCCCCTATCCTTGGGGCGTCACCCGACTGAAGATCGACCGCGAGCTCGCGAGCCAGGGGCTGTTCGGGCTGACCAGCTGCGCCGGCGTGCTGGAGGACGGCACGCCCTTCGCCTTCGACGACGGCGACACGAGGCCGGCGGCGATCGTCATCCCCCCGGACACGCGCGATCGCGTGATCTACCTGACCCTGCCGCGCCGATCGGCCGGAGAGCGCCTCGCCCGCGCCGATCTGGCGCCGAACGACGCCCGCTATCTCGTCTATGACCGCCAGGTCTCGGACACCTACGCCTCGGATCCGAGGGCCGAGGACCTGGAGCTGTCCCGCCTGAACCTGTGTCTGGGCGTCAGCGACGAGCAACTGACCGGCCGCACGCTTCTGGGCGTCGCGCGGGTGCGCGAGGTGCTGAACGGCGCTATCGATTTCGACGACGCCTACATTCCGCCCTGCCTGGACATCCAGCCCACCCGACTGGCGGGCTATGCCGAGCACCTGCTCGCGCGCGCCAATCAGCAGATCGCCAGCCTGGCGACCATGGCCGTCGCGAACATCGACGCCGGCCGCGACGCCCTGGTCGATTTCCTGACCCTGCAGGCCCTCAATCGATGGGGCCAGGTGCTCACCCATCTCAGCGCGACGCGCTCCATCCATCCAGAGCGCCTCTACGAGACATTCGTCGCCATGCTCGGCGATCTTTCCGGCCTGCGCGAGAACGCCCGGCGTGTGGAAACCCCGCCCCCGCCCTACGATCACAAGCATCTGGCCGAGACGTTCGAGCCGATCCACACGCGGCTCGACATCCTGATCTCGGCGATCAGCAACCCTTCGGTGGGTGAGCTGCCTCTACGACTCATCGAGCCCAGCTACTACGGCGCGCACGTCAAGGACCCGACGATGCTGCGCAACAACGCCTTCTATCTGGCCGTCACCGCCGATCACCCGCTGGACGAGATCCGGCATCACGCGCCGATGGAGCTGAAGATCGGCGCGGCGGCCCAGATCAGGGAGATGGTCCACAGATCACTGCACGGCATTCGCCTCAGCCCGGCTTCCCCGCCGCCGCAGATCCGACCTTTGAGCGGCTACGCCTATTTCGAACTCGATCGCACCGGGGCGGAGTGGGCCGACCTCGTCAAGAGCCCGACCTTCGGCCTGCACGTGGCCGGCCAGTGGCCGGGCCTGAAGCTGCAGCTCTGGTGGGTCAAGAAGGACGCTCAATGAGCCGGGGGGACGAAGAAAGCCGCCGCCCGCGAAGATCCTCGCCGCTGAAGAGGGCGCGGGAGACGCAGATCGGCATCCCGCTTCAGCCAGGCGCCAGCCCCGAGGCCTGGACGCCGAAGCCGCAGCCGTCGCTCCCGGACGACGACGTCCCGTCGCCGCCGATCGCGCCGGAGTCCCGCAACCCGATGATGGCCCTGGCGGGACCCATCCTGGCGCGGATCGCCGCCCTCAGGGTCGGACGCCTGCGAACGCCGCTGCGGCAGTTGCATCGGGAGATGACGGCCGAGATCGCCGAGTTCAGGGTCGCGATCTACGAACTCTACCCGGAGAAGGTCGCCGAATGCGCGGTCTACGCCGTCTGCGCCACGGTCGACGACGTCGCCATGAACCTGCCGGACCAGGACGACGCCGCCGAGCAGTACGCCACCCGGAACATGGTGCTGCAGGTCTTCGGCCACAACGTCGGCGGCGACCACTTCACCCACCAGATCGACCTGGCCCTGCAGGGCCAGGACGCCTACCAGGACCTCCTCGAACTGTTTCACGCCTGCCTGGCGGCAGGCTTCCGCGGGCGCATCGGCGTCAACCGCGGGGCCGAGGCCTACATGCAGGCGCTGTTCAAGGCGCTGGACCATCCGCGCAAGCTGTCCTCCACCGAGCTGACGCCGCACTGGCGAGGCGTCGACGCCCCCGCGCGCACCACGGGCGTATGGGGCGGCGTCGGCGTGGTGGCGGCCATCGCGGTCGGGTTCCTGCTCACGGTCTACATGATCCTCAACCTGGTCCTGGCCTGGAACTCGAGTGACGCGTCCAACGCCCTGGCCCAGATCTTCCCGGAGGATAAGGTCAGCCTCGCAGACCCCGCCGGCACGCCGGTCGACGCCGCGCCCGAGAGCCCGGTGGCGCGGGCCATCCGCGCCTGCCTCGGCGCCGAACAGGAAGCCGGCCTGCTGGAAGTCGAGGAAAACCCCGGCGCCGTCTGGGTGCGAACGCCGGCCCATAGTCAGCTCGAACTCTTCAAGCCCGGATCGGATCGGCTGGAGGCGTCGGTTCCCCCGCTTCTTGAGCGGATCTCCGGCTGCATGGAGCCCCATCCCGGCCCGGTCGACGTGATCGGCTATACGGACTCCGTCGGGATCCACACCCTGACCTTCCCCAACAACCAGCGGCTGTCGGAAGCCCGCGCGGAACGCGCCGCCGACATCATCCGGCGCCGCCTGGGCTCGCGTGTCACGTCGGAGGGGCGCGGCGAAAACGATCCCTTCGCAGGCAACAGCACCGCGGAAGGGCGGCGCTTGAATCGCCGTCTCGAAATCGTCCTGCGTCGGGTGGGCTAGATCTTGAAGCTCTTGCGCAAACTGTTCGGCAACTGGTGGGTCAGCAGCCTGACGCTGGTGGCGGTCGCCGCCCTGATCCTGTGCGTGCTGGCGCCGCTGGCCTTCCCGTCTCTCGGCCGCCTCTGGATCCGCCTGCTGCTGCTGGCGCTGATCGGCGCGGTGTGGGGCGTTTTCGCGATCCTGCGCGCCGTGGTCGCCAACCGGGCCTCCGCGCGGATCGCCCGCAACCTGTTCGACGAGGAGCAGGCCACGGGCGAGCAGCGGGTCCTGGCGCGCCGGGTGTCCGACGCGATGGCGCACCTGAAGACCCAGTCGGGGAAGCGTCGCGACTATCTGTACAGCCGCCCCTGGTATGTGATCATCGGTCCGCCCGCGGGCGGCAAGACCACGGCGCTGGAAGCGTCCGGGCTTCACTTTCCCAACAAGATCAAGAAGCTCGAGGCCGCCAGCGGCACCCGCAACATCGACTTCATGTTCGCGGACGAGGCCGTTCTGGTCGACACCGCCGGTCGCTACACCAGCCAGGACAGCGGCGACTCCCGCGACCGCGACGGCTGGCAGGCCCTCCTCGACCTCCTGCGCCGCCATCGGCCCCTGCAGCCCATCAACGGCGTGATCGTCGCGATCCCGCTCGACACCCTGGCGCGCTCCGGCGTCGCCGAGATCGACGAGCACGCCCACATCGTCCGCAGGCGCCTGAACGAGCTGCGCATCGGCCTGCAGAGCGCGCCGCCCGTCTATGTGATGTTCACCAAGGCCGACCTGATCGCCGGCTTCGTCGAGAGCTTCGACGATCTGCTGGTGGATGGTCGCCGGGCCGTTCTCGGCGCGACCTTCCCCTGGACGCCGGACGAGCCGATCTCTCCGGAAGCGCTGGCCAGCGCCTTCGACGAGGTGACGGAGTCGATCGCGGCGCGGATGTCCAGCCGCCTGCAGGAAGAGCGCGACGCCCGGCGCCAGTCGCTGATCCTGGGGTTCCCCAGCCAGGTCGCGGCGCTGCGGGCCCGGGCCGTGCGGCTGCTGGACGGCGCGTTTCGCAGCCCCGCGCAGGAGCAGCCCATGCCCCTGCGCGGCTTCTACCTGACCAGCGGCATGCAGGACGGCGCCCCGATCGACCGCATCGTCGCGAGCGTGGGCGAAGTCTACGACGCTCCCCAGCCGCGG includes:
- a CDS encoding SH3 domain-containing protein, whose protein sequence is MVDRGRALAGIVVGASNSRGRSPSSHIRATRHVTLGCNAATSRPTTNLGVANGGATMRGWMAAICMGLVGLASFAPARGWSAPKREAADARDAELPSCATPLARAVVLPPKTAWWTEAGLSNPESIVKLLALRSGCLRLIEPPAAGAPAPRSPVDYQLVLDIGAAAGGKDSGGGSAGMGKRLSAVTGVLRGRKVDALALITLVETRNSEQIYLAQGAARKKELDFDRARPPAWAAIATTYSNTEFGKVVAAAYFKAYADLVRYLQDHPSAPTDPGDGAGKAHRVTKTMMMREQPSPSSVEVRSLSSNDVVYPTGQKNGVWCEVDDENGNRGWVSSAFITPDGR
- a CDS encoding M23 family metallopeptidase; this encodes MSLRDSEDLAMAIERLGASSAEAAEAAGLVEQALGRPSSIVVSFSGAGALRQLSGLDATAVDGATAHVRRVQDGFRLTRVDAPRGWAARVVRGQMDERDFFSSAVARGLNDILVPVFTKALSYDLDFAREVAPSDLFEAVIEERRDSSGVVVGEPRLLYAGFHHVPRAFARVSEADGVRSDRAKSAELYSWGQASDGEPRWFDANGGPARRSLMRTPIEGGHITSVFGLRLHPVLGFFRSHKGIDFGAPKNTPVFAAADGQVEFAGPHGGHGNYLRVRHGPSLSTAYAHLDRFVEGLRPGDPVRQGQQIAWSGNSGISTGPHLHYEVIVDGEQVDPLSYVDAGSGVGHKLTGDDLQRFLAERRRIDKIRTTQL
- the tssK gene encoding type VI secretion system baseplate subunit TssK; amino-acid sequence: MSDGRVAWREGLFLRPQHFQQQDRHHDGLLHARTEALRPYPWGVTRLKIDRELASQGLFGLTSCAGVLEDGTPFAFDDGDTRPAAIVIPPDTRDRVIYLTLPRRSAGERLARADLAPNDARYLVYDRQVSDTYASDPRAEDLELSRLNLCLGVSDEQLTGRTLLGVARVREVLNGAIDFDDAYIPPCLDIQPTRLAGYAEHLLARANQQIASLATMAVANIDAGRDALVDFLTLQALNRWGQVLTHLSATRSIHPERLYETFVAMLGDLSGLRENARRVETPPPPYDHKHLAETFEPIHTRLDILISAISNPSVGELPLRLIEPSYYGAHVKDPTMLRNNAFYLAVTADHPLDEIRHHAPMELKIGAAAQIREMVHRSLHGIRLSPASPPPQIRPLSGYAYFELDRTGAEWADLVKSPTFGLHVAGQWPGLKLQLWWVKKDAQ
- the icmH gene encoding type IVB secretion system protein IcmH/DotU, whose product is MSRGDEESRRPRRSSPLKRARETQIGIPLQPGASPEAWTPKPQPSLPDDDVPSPPIAPESRNPMMALAGPILARIAALRVGRLRTPLRQLHREMTAEIAEFRVAIYELYPEKVAECAVYAVCATVDDVAMNLPDQDDAAEQYATRNMVLQVFGHNVGGDHFTHQIDLALQGQDAYQDLLELFHACLAAGFRGRIGVNRGAEAYMQALFKALDHPRKLSSTELTPHWRGVDAPARTTGVWGGVGVVAAIAVGFLLTVYMILNLVLAWNSSDASNALAQIFPEDKVSLADPAGTPVDAAPESPVARAIRACLGAEQEAGLLEVEENPGAVWVRTPAHSQLELFKPGSDRLEASVPPLLERISGCMEPHPGPVDVIGYTDSVGIHTLTFPNNQRLSEARAERAADIIRRRLGSRVTSEGRGENDPFAGNSTAEGRRLNRRLEIVLRRVG